From the genome of Perca fluviatilis chromosome 1, GENO_Pfluv_1.0, whole genome shotgun sequence, one region includes:
- the LOC120563501 gene encoding NACHT, LRR and PYD domains-containing protein 3-like isoform X2 — translation MGKRFSRAKDPKSAETPRGAGRPAVTAQDGGVVNIPQISGVNVGGNLTIQVTQASSPDRTDETKAASPKNTANIQSCRDNLKSFLENTTKDLSQGTKEDGSSTPLDKIYTELYIRRGGSGEVNSEHEVVNLECKRSSSEDEKIQVNDILQPLPNEENPPQRVLTKGIAGIGKSVAVQKFTHDWATGKANKTIDFIFPFTFRDLNLIKDKDWSLVTLIGHYFEEVKDLETSDYSESSVLFIFDGLDERQLPLDFNNNETCRDVTKTTTLDVLLTNLISGKLLHKASVWITSRPAAAAKIPLEFFHRVTEVRGFNDKQKEEYFQKKVSDKEMAQKISDHLQSKMQRSLYIMCHIPVFCWISATALQSLLTETEEKELPKTVTEMYTHFLIIQTKLKKYQEGETDKDLIMKLGKLAFEQLKNEKILFYENEFKTCGIDLKQAAVNSGVCTQIIRKESGLHKQEIYSFIHLSVQEFLAALYVLETFLDSGKNLLSSQTSVEVPSEKGEHPIFLLHQNAVDEALVSNKGQWDLFLRFLLGLSQDKNQELLQKRVGFKGRCPQSNQETIEFIHEKIKKLSNSEKSINLFHCLNELGDQSLVKQVQKYQSSGDFGKLLPEHWSALAFQLLVSDEDLDVFDLRKYEGSDEVLERLLPVLKASKKALLSNCNLTDRCCENISSVLSSKSSGLEELDLSGNDLYDSGVKLLSDGLKSPNCKLQRLRLNFCRLSAASCRALTSALSDSSDLRELDLSNNHNLKDQGVKLLSDWLRKPQCRLEILSLNFCRLTAASCRSLTSDLRVSSDLRELNLSGNYLEDEGVKLLSDWLRKPQCRLEILRLSYFTESCCESLASALKSNPSHLRELTLSCSKPGESGLKLLSDLQENDSYKLQTLVVSEGFIEPDQN, via the exons ATGGGAAAAAGGTTCAGCCGGGCTAAAGATCCAAAATCAG CTGAAACTCCAAGGGGAGCAGGAAGACCAGCAGTCACCGCCCAGGATGGAGGTGTTGTCAACATACCTCAGATTAGCGGTGTTAACGTGGGAGGGAATCTAACAATCCAAGTCACGCAGG ccTCGTCTCCTGACAGGACAGACGAGACGAAAGCTGCTTCTCCCAAAAACACAG CAAACATTCAAAGTTGCCGAGATAACTTAAAATCTTTCCTTGAAAATACAACTAAGGATCTGTCACAAGGAACAAAGGAAGATGGATCATCGACTCCTTTAGACAAGATCTATACGGAGCTTTACATCAGACGAGGAGGCAGTGGGGAGGTTAATAGTGAACATGAAGTGGTTAACTTGGAATGCAAAAGGAGTTCGAGTGAGGATGAGAAAATCCAGGTCAATGACATTCTTCAACCTTTACCAAACGAAGAAAACCCTCCTCAGAGAGTTCTGACGAAGGGAATCGCTGGCATTGGAAAATCTGTCGCTGTGCAGAAGTTCACTCATGACTGGGCAACAGGAAAAGCCAACAAAACTATTGATTTCATATTTCCATTCACATTCAGAGACTTAAACTTGATAAAAGATAAGGATTGGAGTCTTGTGACATTAATTGGTCACTATTTTGAAGAAGTAAAGGATTTGGAAACGTCAGACTACAGCGAATCAAGTGTtttgttcatctttgacggccTGGACGAAAGACAATTACCTCTGGACTTCAACAACAATGAGACGTGCCGCGATGTTACAAAGACCACAACATTAGACGTCCTGTTGACCAACTTAATCTCAGGGAAACTGCTGCACAAAGCCTCAGTCTGGATCACAAGTAGaccagctgcagcagctaagaTTCCTCTCGAGTTCTTTCATAGGGTGACCGAGGTACGAGGCTTTAATGATaagcagaaggaggagtactttcAGAAGAAAGTTAGTGACAAGGAAATGGCTCAGAAGATCTCTGATCATCTTCAGTCAAAGATGCAAAGAAGTCTGtacatcatgtgccacatcccagtcttctgttGGATTTCAGCCACGGCTCTCCAGAGTCTCCTAacagaaacagaagaaaaagagtTGCCCAAGACTGTGACTGAAATGTACACACACTTCCTGATCATCCAAACAAAGCTGAAGAAATATCAGGAAGGTGAAACAGACAAAGATTTGATCATGAAATTGGGAAAGCTGGCATTTGAACAGCTTAAGAACGAGAAAATACTCTTCTATGAAAATGAGTTTAAAACTTGTGGAATTGATCTGAAACAAGCTGCAGTTAATTCAGGAGTTTGTACACAGATCATAAGAAAAGAATCTGGACTTCACAAACAAGAGATTTACTCCTTCATTCATTtaagtgttcaggagtttctggcagCTCTGTATGTGTTAGAGACTTTCTTAGATAGTGGAAAAAATCTGCTTTCCAGCCAGACAAGTGTGGAAGTGCCATCAGAGAAAGGAGAACATcccatcttcctcctccaccagAACGCAGTGGATGAGGCTTTGGTCAGCAATAAAGGACAATGGGACTTGTTCCTGCGCTTCCTGCTCGGTCTGTCACAAGATAAAAATCAGGAACTTCTTCAGAAACGAGTTGGATTCAAAGGAAGATGTCCACAGAGCAACCAGGAGACAATAGAGTTCATTCATGAGAAGATCAAGAAACTGTCCAACAGCGAGAAGAGCATCAacctgttccactgtttaaATGAGTTGGGTGACCAGTCTCTGGTAAAGCAAGTCCAAAAGTACCAGAGCTCAGGAGATTTTGGTAAACTCTTACCTGAACATTGGTCAGCTCTGGCCTTTCAGCTGCTCGTTTCCGATGAAGACCTGGATGTCTTTGACCTGCGGAAATACGAAGGATCAGATGAAGTTCTGgagaggctgctgccagtgctCAAAGCATCAAAGAAAGCTTT GTTAAGTAACTGTAACCTCACCGACAGATGTTGTGAGAACATTTCATCAGTTCTCAGCTCAAAGTCTTCTGGTCTGGAGGAGTTAGACCTGAGTGGAAACGATCTGTATGACTCTGGAGTGAAGCTGCTCTCTGACGGTCTAAAAAGTCCCAACTGTAAACTCCAGAGACTCCG TCTGAACTTCTGCAGGTTATCAGCAGCCAGCTGCCGGGCTTTGACCTCTGCCCTCAGCGACTCCTCTGATCTCAGAGAACTCGACCTGAGCAACAACCACAACCTGAAGGACCAGGGGGTGaagctgctctctgattggctgaggaAACCCCAGTGTAGACTGGAGATTCTGAG TCTGAACTTCTGCAGGTTAACAGCAGCCAGCTGCCGGtctttgacctctgacctcagaGTATCCTCTGATCTCAGAGAACTCAACCTGAGCGGCAACTACCTGGAGGATGAGGGGGTGAAGCTGCTGTCTGATTGGCTGAGGAAACCCCAGTGTAGACTGGAGATACTGAG GTTGTCATACTTCACAGAGAGCTGCTGTGAGTCTCTGGCCTCGGCTCTGAAGTCGAACCCTTCACACCTCAGAGAACTGACGCTGAGCTGCAGTAAACCAGGAGAATCCGGTCTGAAGCTGCTGTCTGATTTACAGGAGAACGATAGTTACAAACTGCAGACACTGGTGGTGTCTGAGGGATTTATTGAACCGGATCAGAACTAA
- the LOC120563501 gene encoding NACHT, LRR and PYD domains-containing protein 3-like isoform X1, giving the protein MGKRFSRAKDPKSAETPRGAGRPAVTAQDGGVVNIPQISGVNVGGNLTIQVTQASSPDRTDETKAASPKNTANIQSCRDNLKSFLENTTKDLSQGTKEDGSSTPLDKIYTELYIRRGGSGEVNSEHEVVNLECKRSSSEDEKIQVNDILQPLPNEENPPQRVLTKGIAGIGKSVAVQKFTHDWATGKANKTIDFIFPFTFRDLNLIKDKDWSLVTLIGHYFEEVKDLETSDYSESSVLFIFDGLDERQLPLDFNNNETCRDVTKTTTLDVLLTNLISGKLLHKASVWITSRPAAAAKIPLEFFHRVTEVRGFNDKQKEEYFQKKVSDKEMAQKISDHLQSKMQRSLYIMCHIPVFCWISATALQSLLTETEEKELPKTVTEMYTHFLIIQTKLKKYQEGETDKDLIMKLGKLAFEQLKNEKILFYENEFKTCGIDLKQAAVNSGVCTQIIRKESGLHKQEIYSFIHLSVQEFLAALYVLETFLDSGKNLLSSQTSVEVPSEKGEHPIFLLHQNAVDEALVSNKGQWDLFLRFLLGLSQDKNQELLQKRVGFKGRCPQSNQETIEFIHEKIKKLSNSEKSINLFHCLNELGDQSLVKQVQKYQSSGDFGKLLPEHWSALAFQLLVSDEDLDVFDLRKYEGSDEVLERLLPVLKASKKALLSNCNLTDRCCENISSVLSSKSSGLEELDLSGNDLYDSGVKLLSDGLKSPNCKLQRLRLNFCRLSAASCRALTSALSDSSDLRELDLSNNHNLKDQGVKLLSDWLRKPQCRLEILSLNFCRLTAASCRSLTSDLRVSSDLRELNLSGNYLEDEGVKLLSDWLRKPQCRLEILSLNFCRLTAASCRSLTSALRVSSDFKELNLSSNYLEDQGVKLLSDWLRKPQCRLEILRLSYFTESCCESLASALKSNPSHLRELTLSCSKPGESGLKLLSDLQENDSYKLQTLVVSEGFIEPDQN; this is encoded by the exons ATGGGAAAAAGGTTCAGCCGGGCTAAAGATCCAAAATCAG CTGAAACTCCAAGGGGAGCAGGAAGACCAGCAGTCACCGCCCAGGATGGAGGTGTTGTCAACATACCTCAGATTAGCGGTGTTAACGTGGGAGGGAATCTAACAATCCAAGTCACGCAGG ccTCGTCTCCTGACAGGACAGACGAGACGAAAGCTGCTTCTCCCAAAAACACAG CAAACATTCAAAGTTGCCGAGATAACTTAAAATCTTTCCTTGAAAATACAACTAAGGATCTGTCACAAGGAACAAAGGAAGATGGATCATCGACTCCTTTAGACAAGATCTATACGGAGCTTTACATCAGACGAGGAGGCAGTGGGGAGGTTAATAGTGAACATGAAGTGGTTAACTTGGAATGCAAAAGGAGTTCGAGTGAGGATGAGAAAATCCAGGTCAATGACATTCTTCAACCTTTACCAAACGAAGAAAACCCTCCTCAGAGAGTTCTGACGAAGGGAATCGCTGGCATTGGAAAATCTGTCGCTGTGCAGAAGTTCACTCATGACTGGGCAACAGGAAAAGCCAACAAAACTATTGATTTCATATTTCCATTCACATTCAGAGACTTAAACTTGATAAAAGATAAGGATTGGAGTCTTGTGACATTAATTGGTCACTATTTTGAAGAAGTAAAGGATTTGGAAACGTCAGACTACAGCGAATCAAGTGTtttgttcatctttgacggccTGGACGAAAGACAATTACCTCTGGACTTCAACAACAATGAGACGTGCCGCGATGTTACAAAGACCACAACATTAGACGTCCTGTTGACCAACTTAATCTCAGGGAAACTGCTGCACAAAGCCTCAGTCTGGATCACAAGTAGaccagctgcagcagctaagaTTCCTCTCGAGTTCTTTCATAGGGTGACCGAGGTACGAGGCTTTAATGATaagcagaaggaggagtactttcAGAAGAAAGTTAGTGACAAGGAAATGGCTCAGAAGATCTCTGATCATCTTCAGTCAAAGATGCAAAGAAGTCTGtacatcatgtgccacatcccagtcttctgttGGATTTCAGCCACGGCTCTCCAGAGTCTCCTAacagaaacagaagaaaaagagtTGCCCAAGACTGTGACTGAAATGTACACACACTTCCTGATCATCCAAACAAAGCTGAAGAAATATCAGGAAGGTGAAACAGACAAAGATTTGATCATGAAATTGGGAAAGCTGGCATTTGAACAGCTTAAGAACGAGAAAATACTCTTCTATGAAAATGAGTTTAAAACTTGTGGAATTGATCTGAAACAAGCTGCAGTTAATTCAGGAGTTTGTACACAGATCATAAGAAAAGAATCTGGACTTCACAAACAAGAGATTTACTCCTTCATTCATTtaagtgttcaggagtttctggcagCTCTGTATGTGTTAGAGACTTTCTTAGATAGTGGAAAAAATCTGCTTTCCAGCCAGACAAGTGTGGAAGTGCCATCAGAGAAAGGAGAACATcccatcttcctcctccaccagAACGCAGTGGATGAGGCTTTGGTCAGCAATAAAGGACAATGGGACTTGTTCCTGCGCTTCCTGCTCGGTCTGTCACAAGATAAAAATCAGGAACTTCTTCAGAAACGAGTTGGATTCAAAGGAAGATGTCCACAGAGCAACCAGGAGACAATAGAGTTCATTCATGAGAAGATCAAGAAACTGTCCAACAGCGAGAAGAGCATCAacctgttccactgtttaaATGAGTTGGGTGACCAGTCTCTGGTAAAGCAAGTCCAAAAGTACCAGAGCTCAGGAGATTTTGGTAAACTCTTACCTGAACATTGGTCAGCTCTGGCCTTTCAGCTGCTCGTTTCCGATGAAGACCTGGATGTCTTTGACCTGCGGAAATACGAAGGATCAGATGAAGTTCTGgagaggctgctgccagtgctCAAAGCATCAAAGAAAGCTTT GTTAAGTAACTGTAACCTCACCGACAGATGTTGTGAGAACATTTCATCAGTTCTCAGCTCAAAGTCTTCTGGTCTGGAGGAGTTAGACCTGAGTGGAAACGATCTGTATGACTCTGGAGTGAAGCTGCTCTCTGACGGTCTAAAAAGTCCCAACTGTAAACTCCAGAGACTCCG TCTGAACTTCTGCAGGTTATCAGCAGCCAGCTGCCGGGCTTTGACCTCTGCCCTCAGCGACTCCTCTGATCTCAGAGAACTCGACCTGAGCAACAACCACAACCTGAAGGACCAGGGGGTGaagctgctctctgattggctgaggaAACCCCAGTGTAGACTGGAGATTCTGAG TCTGAACTTCTGCAGGTTAACAGCAGCCAGCTGCCGGtctttgacctctgacctcagaGTATCCTCTGATCTCAGAGAACTCAACCTGAGCGGCAACTACCTGGAGGATGAGGGGGTGAAGCTGCTGTCTGATTGGCTGAGGAAACCCCAGTGTAGACTGGAGATACTGAG TCTGAACTTCTGCAGGTTAACAGCAGCCAGCTGCCGGTCTTTGACCTCTGCCCTCAGAGTATCCTCTGATTTTAAAGAACTCAACCTTAGCTCCAACTACCTGGAGGACCAGGGGGTGaagctgctctctgattggctgaggaAACCCCAGTGTAGACTGGAGATACTGAG GTTGTCATACTTCACAGAGAGCTGCTGTGAGTCTCTGGCCTCGGCTCTGAAGTCGAACCCTTCACACCTCAGAGAACTGACGCTGAGCTGCAGTAAACCAGGAGAATCCGGTCTGAAGCTGCTGTCTGATTTACAGGAGAACGATAGTTACAAACTGCAGACACTGGTGGTGTCTGAGGGATTTATTGAACCGGATCAGAACTAA